The Lysobacter sp. genome includes a window with the following:
- a CDS encoding DUF11 domain-containing protein, with translation MFVVAVVSGACIATAHAAQVQHLDTQTATATGAGAAGTPTIASFNIPSGKNRVLFIWPTFERDHCSPADGTGGLCNSGNTAGTGLGDNYPEPRVGTPPATTSNNQLTARIVGPGGTINKQNALVIGGTPSGDTRFIRISTSPSGSPAGTAFFGVDSFHIVLFENEINTLLGGAASGTVTITLPDTVAPSNAGDDALLIASVYQNVEQTPTGFVRNATGVAQAVAGVDPAGNYTITVAAYDAGQAPDEADDGKLVMGANATTAGFAVPAGHVALATLSTTNAGGTFDTPSGGVTNEPNGMSGGAWFRNGGATPASLYALTSAGTATPAVYGGTTSSFLLESDNADVGDAPITYGNPTHTITGIRLGASVDADASLLNNATATGDDVNNTDDEDGVTLTPLLPTGETTIVPTSIQNGSGFLNVWFDWNADGDFNDAGEQMITNQAVAVGVTNLNIAVPVTAIIGPTFARFRVCTNNTALDNCSTPAGTVQSGEVEDYQFTVSRKLLLRKTTLGGVGGAFGYTLTNTVQTTGTVTTTVVNTPTQVDGDTASTATLAYTIIAPTTAVTVDESTLPAGWSFTDATCVNAAGTTVGSLSGSTYTLTGAEIGASVSFTCTFTNTKLPILRLQKALPNGRFVATDQFALTIAGTGGPATVTTTGAGTTATGIATLSPGALGAVYTLSEAGAAGALLTNYATIWACTNALTGGQTPNGSGTSFSITAVAGDDLTCTLTNTRNNQADLRLTKTNTPGLNGEVDQPADTVVSGTTTSYSITVTNNGPDAANGSVLADPAPTGLTCTTASCTAAGGAVCPVPTGAALVTALQGAGATLPTLPNGGSVTVTLTCTVQ, from the coding sequence ATGTTCGTTGTCGCAGTCGTATCGGGCGCATGCATCGCGACCGCGCACGCCGCGCAGGTGCAGCACCTCGATACCCAGACCGCCACGGCCACCGGTGCGGGTGCGGCCGGCACGCCCACCATCGCCAGCTTCAATATCCCCAGCGGCAAGAACCGCGTGCTGTTCATCTGGCCGACGTTCGAGCGCGACCACTGCTCGCCGGCCGACGGCACCGGTGGTCTGTGCAACAGCGGCAATACTGCCGGCACTGGCCTGGGCGACAACTATCCCGAACCTCGGGTCGGCACCCCACCGGCCACGACCAGCAACAACCAGCTCACCGCGCGCATCGTCGGCCCCGGCGGCACCATCAACAAGCAGAACGCGCTGGTGATCGGCGGCACGCCCAGCGGCGATACCCGCTTCATCCGCATCAGCACCTCGCCGTCCGGCTCCCCGGCCGGTACGGCGTTCTTTGGCGTCGATTCGTTCCACATCGTGCTGTTCGAGAACGAGATCAATACGCTGCTCGGCGGCGCGGCCTCGGGCACCGTCACCATCACCCTGCCGGATACCGTCGCGCCCTCCAATGCGGGCGACGACGCGCTGCTGATCGCCTCGGTCTACCAGAACGTCGAACAGACACCGACCGGCTTCGTCCGCAATGCGACAGGTGTCGCGCAGGCGGTGGCCGGTGTCGATCCAGCCGGCAACTACACGATCACAGTAGCGGCCTACGACGCTGGCCAGGCTCCGGACGAAGCCGACGACGGCAAGCTGGTGATGGGCGCCAATGCCACCACCGCCGGTTTCGCCGTGCCCGCTGGCCATGTGGCTCTGGCGACGCTATCCACCACCAATGCTGGCGGCACCTTCGATACCCCCAGCGGCGGCGTCACCAATGAACCGAACGGTATGTCCGGCGGTGCCTGGTTCCGCAACGGCGGCGCCACGCCCGCCAGCCTGTACGCGCTGACCTCGGCGGGCACCGCAACCCCTGCGGTCTATGGCGGCACCACCTCCTCGTTCCTGCTCGAATCCGACAACGCCGACGTCGGCGACGCGCCGATCACTTACGGCAATCCCACGCATACGATCACGGGCATCCGCCTCGGCGCCAGCGTCGATGCCGACGCCAGCCTGCTCAACAACGCCACCGCCACCGGCGACGACGTCAACAACACCGACGACGAAGACGGCGTGACCCTCACGCCGCTGCTGCCGACCGGCGAAACCACCATCGTGCCGACCAGCATCCAGAACGGCAGCGGTTTCCTCAACGTCTGGTTCGACTGGAACGCCGACGGCGACTTCAACGATGCCGGCGAGCAGATGATCACCAACCAGGCGGTCGCGGTCGGCGTGACCAACCTCAACATCGCGGTGCCGGTCACCGCCATCATCGGCCCGACCTTCGCGCGTTTCCGGGTCTGCACCAACAACACCGCGCTCGACAACTGCTCCACGCCGGCCGGCACCGTTCAGAGCGGCGAGGTCGAGGACTACCAGTTCACCGTGTCGCGCAAACTGCTGCTGCGCAAGACCACGCTCGGCGGCGTCGGCGGCGCCTTCGGCTACACCTTGACCAACACGGTGCAGACCACCGGCACGGTGACCACCACGGTCGTCAACACGCCGACCCAGGTCGATGGCGACACCGCCAGCACCGCGACGCTGGCCTACACCATCATCGCGCCGACCACGGCGGTCACCGTCGACGAAAGCACCTTGCCGGCGGGCTGGTCGTTCACCGACGCGACCTGCGTCAACGCCGCCGGCACCACCGTCGGCAGCCTGAGCGGTTCCACCTACACCCTGACCGGTGCCGAGATCGGCGCCAGCGTCAGCTTCACCTGCACCTTCACCAATACGAAATTGCCGATCCTGCGTTTGCAGAAGGCGCTGCCGAACGGCCGTTTCGTCGCGACCGACCAGTTCGCGTTGACCATCGCCGGCACCGGCGGGCCCGCAACGGTCACCACGACAGGCGCAGGCACGACGGCCACGGGCATCGCCACGCTCAGCCCCGGCGCGCTCGGCGCGGTCTACACGCTCAGCGAAGCGGGCGCGGCCGGCGCACTGCTGACGAACTACGCGACCATCTGGGCCTGCACCAACGCCCTCACCGGCGGACAGACACCCAACGGCAGCGGCACCAGCTTCAGCATCACTGCGGTCGCGGGCGACGATCTGACCTGCACGCTCACCAACACCCGGAACAACCAGGCCGACCTTCGTCTGACCAAGACCAACACACCGGGCCTCAATGGCGAGGTCGATCAGCCGGCGGACACGGTGGTCTCCGGCACCACCACCAGTTACAGCATCACCGTCACCAACAACGGCCCCGATGCCGCCAACGGCTCGGTGCTGGCCGACCCGGCGCCGACCGGGCTCACCTGCACCACCGCGAGCTGCACCGCAGCGGGTGGCGCGGTATGCCCGGTACCGACCGGCGCGGCACTGGTCACGGCGCTGCAGGGCGCGGGCGCGACCCTCCCGACCCTGCCCAACGGCGGCTCGGTGACGGTGACCCTGACCTGCACGGTGCAGTGA
- a CDS encoding sensor domain-containing phosphodiesterase — translation MASAANSKQQERGARARRHNHALVALGRRVWHEDCTFDTAIAEICEVAADTLEVERVNIWRVDAATHQLHCVHAYVHSSGVHNPPGFDESLLLDSEYGTQLDEVRVIDIADVGNDSTVSASQEALGAYLRRHEIQSLLDAPVRAEGELLGVICNEHVGSARVWSPEDHAFAGSLGDYVAVAYEIARRRDIENRLRFLERHDAQTNLPNRDHLLEVAHTALRPLHDNDAGLAVIHLQIDPPAGNEQLDIEGFHRFLIDCAEHLSEMTSDNAALARVRDDAFAIIPHRHLREVEALELAERCIDLVQSDAASPTGYPATVTAGIAFSRDLAAPSADALLRNAENASLRARANGMGRCKVFNADRHRSLLARMRTEQALRDAFDDGQLLLYYMPEVDLRDGHWRSAEALLRWRNSDGRIVPAGEFIDAAESSGLIVRLGRWVLLEACNAAMRWPVRDGIAPMLRVNVSARQFEETGLAADVDSALAESGLPPERLCLELTETLLLRDPDAAAKILARLRALGVHVALDDFGTGFCSLGYLKHLPIDTIKIDRGFTAGLPQDRADLAIVKALVGLANDLGIDVVGEGVETEAQAQCLRDCGVVAVQGYLYSPAIDNDALIAGFNGTRLTAT, via the coding sequence ATGGCGAGTGCAGCAAACTCGAAACAGCAGGAACGCGGCGCGCGCGCGCGCCGCCACAATCACGCCCTGGTCGCATTGGGCCGGCGCGTATGGCACGAGGACTGCACCTTCGACACCGCCATCGCCGAGATCTGCGAAGTCGCCGCCGACACGCTCGAAGTGGAACGCGTCAACATCTGGCGCGTGGACGCCGCCACCCATCAACTGCACTGCGTGCATGCCTACGTCCACAGCAGTGGCGTGCACAATCCTCCCGGTTTCGACGAAAGCCTGCTGCTGGATTCCGAATACGGCACCCAGCTCGACGAGGTGCGGGTCATCGACATCGCCGATGTCGGCAACGACAGCACCGTCTCCGCATCGCAGGAAGCGCTGGGTGCGTATCTGCGCCGGCATGAAATCCAGTCGCTCCTCGACGCGCCGGTGCGCGCCGAAGGCGAACTGCTGGGCGTGATCTGCAATGAGCATGTCGGCAGCGCGCGCGTGTGGAGCCCCGAAGACCACGCCTTCGCCGGCAGTCTCGGCGACTATGTGGCGGTCGCGTACGAAATCGCGCGGCGACGCGACATCGAAAACCGTCTGCGTTTCCTCGAACGCCACGACGCGCAGACCAATCTTCCCAACCGCGACCACCTGCTGGAAGTCGCGCACACCGCGCTACGGCCGCTGCACGACAACGATGCCGGCCTCGCGGTGATCCACCTGCAGATCGATCCGCCCGCCGGCAACGAACAGCTCGATATCGAAGGCTTCCACCGGTTCCTGATCGACTGCGCCGAGCACCTGAGCGAGATGACCTCCGACAACGCCGCACTGGCACGGGTGCGCGACGACGCATTCGCGATCATTCCGCACCGTCATCTGCGCGAAGTGGAAGCGCTGGAACTGGCGGAACGCTGCATCGACCTGGTGCAATCCGACGCGGCGTCGCCCACCGGCTATCCGGCGACGGTGACCGCCGGCATCGCATTCTCGCGCGATCTGGCCGCGCCTTCGGCCGACGCGCTGCTGCGCAATGCCGAAAACGCCAGCCTGCGCGCACGCGCGAACGGCATGGGGCGCTGCAAGGTCTTCAACGCCGACCGGCACCGCAGCCTGCTCGCGCGCATGCGCACCGAGCAGGCGCTGCGCGATGCCTTCGACGATGGCCAGCTGCTGCTGTACTACATGCCCGAGGTCGATCTGCGCGATGGCCACTGGCGGTCCGCCGAAGCGCTGCTGCGCTGGCGCAACAGCGACGGCCGCATCGTGCCTGCGGGCGAGTTCATCGACGCGGCCGAAAGCTCCGGCCTGATCGTCCGTCTCGGCCGCTGGGTGCTGCTGGAAGCCTGCAATGCGGCGATGCGCTGGCCGGTGCGCGACGGCATCGCGCCGATGCTGCGCGTCAACGTCTCGGCACGGCAGTTCGAGGAGACCGGCCTCGCCGCCGATGTCGACAGCGCGCTGGCCGAATCCGGACTGCCGCCCGAGCGGCTGTGCCTGGAGCTCACCGAAACCCTGCTGCTGCGCGACCCCGACGCCGCCGCCAAGATCCTCGCGCGGCTGCGCGCGCTGGGCGTGCACGTGGCGCTGGACGATTTCGGCACCGGCTTCTGTTCGCTCGGCTATCTCAAGCACCTGCCGATCGACACCATCAAGATCGATCGCGGCTTCACCGCCGGCCTGCCCCAGGACCGCGCCGATCTTGCGATCGTCAAGGCACTGGTCGGCCTCGCCAACGACCTGGGCATCGACGTGGTCGGCGAAGGCGTCGAAACCGAAGCCCAGGCCCAGTGCCTCCGCGACTGCGGCGTGGTCGCGGTGCAGGGTTATCTGTATTCGCCTGCGATCGACAACGATGCGTTGATCGCGGGCTTCAACGGAACACGCCTGACAGCGACATAG
- the ggt gene encoding gamma-glutamyltransferase, translated as MRNLPLTFASACLLSLATGATHAADRVTGQPFATRSEVYAPHAMAATSHPLATQIALQTMRDGGSAVDAAIAANAALGLMEPTGNGIGGDLFAIVWDPKTKRLHGYNGSGRSPKALTLDEFKRRGLTDIPAHGPLPVSVPGTVDAWFALHGRFGKRTMAQNLAPTIRYARDGHPVHEVIAYYWSRSVPVLSKWPGFKEQFTLDGDTPDKRRGPRRGETWRNPNLANTLEKIANGGRDAFYTGDIARSIDAYFKANDGFLRYEDMAAHRGEWVEPVSTNYRGYDVWELPPNGQGIAALQILNLLEPYDLKTYGFGSPEHVHLFVEAKKLAFADRAASYADPAFHKTPVARLISKAYAKERGALLSMDRAMKAVEPGIIPALNEGDTIYMTVADADGMMVSLIQSNYRGMGSGMAPPGLGFIFQDRGEMFVLKDCDRRPAHPNCYAPGKRPFQTIIPAFVTKDGKPWLSYGVMGGAMQPQGHVQILLNMIDFGMNLQEAGDAPRIQHDGSTEPTGQNTAMTDGGEVDLETGFPIETIRALMRKGHSVRFADGPYGGYQAIMVNPEGGYIGASESRKDGQAAGY; from the coding sequence ATGCGCAACTTGCCCCTGACCTTCGCGTCTGCCTGTCTGTTGAGCCTCGCCACGGGCGCGACCCACGCCGCCGACCGCGTCACCGGCCAACCCTTCGCCACCCGCAGCGAGGTCTACGCGCCGCATGCGATGGCCGCGACCTCGCATCCGCTGGCCACGCAGATCGCTCTGCAGACGATGCGCGATGGCGGCAGTGCGGTGGATGCCGCGATCGCCGCCAACGCCGCGCTCGGGTTGATGGAGCCGACCGGCAACGGCATCGGCGGCGACCTGTTCGCGATCGTGTGGGATCCGAAGACGAAGCGGCTGCACGGGTACAACGGTTCGGGACGTTCGCCGAAAGCGTTGACGCTCGACGAATTCAAGCGTCGTGGCCTGACCGATATTCCCGCGCATGGTCCGTTGCCGGTGAGCGTGCCGGGCACCGTCGATGCGTGGTTCGCGCTGCACGGACGTTTCGGCAAGCGCACGATGGCGCAGAACCTCGCGCCCACCATCCGCTACGCGCGCGACGGCCATCCGGTGCACGAAGTCATCGCGTATTACTGGAGCCGCAGCGTGCCGGTGCTGTCGAAGTGGCCGGGCTTCAAGGAACAGTTCACTCTCGACGGCGACACGCCGGATAAACGCCGGGGCCCACGCAGGGGCGAGACCTGGCGCAACCCGAATCTCGCGAACACCTTGGAGAAGATCGCGAACGGTGGCCGCGATGCGTTCTACACGGGCGACATCGCGCGCAGCATCGATGCGTATTTCAAAGCCAACGATGGCTTCCTGCGCTATGAAGACATGGCCGCGCATCGCGGCGAATGGGTCGAACCGGTCAGCACGAATTATCGCGGCTACGACGTGTGGGAACTGCCGCCGAACGGGCAGGGCATCGCCGCGCTGCAGATCCTCAATCTGCTGGAACCCTACGATCTGAAAACCTACGGCTTCGGCAGTCCCGAGCATGTGCATCTGTTCGTCGAAGCGAAGAAGCTCGCGTTCGCCGATCGCGCCGCGTCGTATGCCGATCCCGCGTTCCACAAGACGCCGGTCGCGCGCCTGATCTCGAAGGCCTATGCGAAAGAGCGCGGCGCGCTGCTGTCGATGGACCGTGCGATGAAGGCGGTGGAGCCCGGCATCATTCCCGCGTTGAACGAAGGCGACACCATCTACATGACCGTCGCCGACGCCGACGGGATGATGGTGTCGCTGATCCAGTCGAACTATCGCGGCATGGGCAGCGGCATGGCGCCGCCGGGCCTGGGTTTCATCTTCCAGGATCGCGGCGAGATGTTCGTGCTGAAGGATTGCGATCGCAGGCCTGCACATCCCAACTGCTACGCACCGGGCAAGCGCCCGTTCCAGACCATCATTCCCGCCTTCGTGACGAAGGATGGCAAGCCATGGCTGTCGTACGGCGTGATGGGCGGCGCGATGCAGCCGCAGGGCCACGTGCAGATCCTGCTCAACATGATCGACTTCGGCATGAACCTGCAGGAAGCCGGCGATGCGCCGCGCATCCAGCACGACGGCAGTACCGAACCGACTGGACAGAACACCGCGATGACCGATGGCGGCGAAGTGGATCTGGAAACCGGTTTTCCGATCGAAACCATCCGCGCGCTGATGCGCAAAGGCCACAGCGTGCGTTTCGCCGACGGCCCCTACGGTGGGTACCAGGCGATCATGGTGAATCCCGAGGGTGGTTACATCGGCGCCAGCGAGTCGCGCAAGGACGGGCAGGCGGCGGGATATTGA
- a CDS encoding AEC family transporter, giving the protein MTFDAFALILAMLALGYGFQRLHVLPDNAAQTLNLVVLYVCLPAAVLRYAPRLHLESALIGVAVAPWLLLIATVVLVWLCARAFKFRDDERAVLLLTVALGNTSFLGYPLTRALIGEHALPYAVIYDQFGAFLILSTFGLWVLARYGGDAPPTARGMLLRVLKFPPLWALIVGFSVMPENPPHWIAGALQRLSDALLPLAMLTIGLSVKLALPRDELKPLAIGLLLKLALMPALALLLVPLLGLHGDMARTTVLESAMPSMVTAGALAISHNLAPRLAAAMVGYGLLLSLLTLPFWAHAAAG; this is encoded by the coding sequence ATGACCTTCGACGCCTTCGCCCTGATCCTCGCCATGCTCGCGCTGGGCTACGGCTTCCAGCGCCTGCATGTGTTGCCGGACAACGCGGCGCAAACGCTCAACCTCGTGGTGTTGTACGTGTGCCTGCCGGCGGCGGTATTGCGCTATGCGCCGCGTCTGCACCTGGAATCGGCGCTGATCGGTGTCGCCGTGGCGCCGTGGCTGCTGTTGATCGCGACCGTGGTGCTGGTGTGGTTGTGCGCGCGCGCATTCAAATTCAGGGACGACGAACGCGCGGTGCTGTTGCTCACGGTCGCCCTGGGCAATACCAGTTTTCTCGGCTATCCATTGACCCGCGCGCTGATCGGCGAACACGCGCTGCCGTACGCGGTGATCTACGATCAGTTCGGCGCCTTCCTCATTCTTTCGACCTTCGGTTTGTGGGTGCTCGCGCGCTACGGCGGCGACGCACCCCCGACCGCGCGCGGGATGCTGCTGCGGGTGCTGAAGTTTCCGCCGCTGTGGGCGCTGATCGTCGGCTTCAGCGTGATGCCCGAAAACCCGCCGCATTGGATCGCCGGCGCACTGCAGCGTCTGTCCGATGCGCTGCTGCCGCTGGCGATGCTGACGATCGGGCTGTCGGTGAAACTCGCGTTGCCGCGCGACGAGCTCAAGCCGCTGGCCATCGGCCTGTTGTTGAAACTCGCGCTGATGCCCGCGCTGGCCCTGCTGCTGGTGCCGTTGCTCGGCCTGCACGGCGACATGGCGCGCACGACCGTGCTGGAATCGGCGATGCCGTCGATGGTGACGGCCGGTGCGCTGGCGATCTCGCACAACCTCGCACCGCGTCTCGCCGCCGCGATGGTCGGTTATGGGCTGCTGCTGTCGCTGCTCACGCTGCCGTTCTGGGCGCATGCCGCCGCTGGGTGA
- a CDS encoding RICIN domain-containing protein, which yields MAGGSASGSSNSAGMVLCTTPPWAIILMGARRITSGPGSNNRSCCPHPVFGFIRRPDAIRNDINGRWTPFPDAMLPVAAGAACWNFRPNHAPGQCLDISAGSTANGGNVQQWTCNGLEPQQFSLTPYRSAYRRETLIEESTPAAGHPSASRWATFRTTGHRCGHRRRSDRMVRTCSPPVSHDQQRDRYRPLATRAHGTLEDPDPGFSAALRRRCLRARVGRTRAMATRRAQRRRIAALAARRLSRRCRVRASAAVRLCARDRYLPVRLRQLHAGESREGRLGPRSARPRPAAIPQHAAVHRIRALSRQRCIHHPHRRAMHPLSPRALPDAARGSG from the coding sequence ATGGCGGGCGGATCCGCATCCGGCAGTTCCAATTCGGCGGGCATGGTCCTTTGTACAACTCCTCCGTGGGCAATCATCCTTATGGGAGCGCGGAGGATCACCTCAGGGCCTGGTTCCAATAATCGATCCTGTTGTCCGCATCCGGTCTTCGGATTCATCCGGAGACCGGATGCGATCCGCAACGACATCAACGGCAGATGGACGCCATTCCCGGATGCGATGCTGCCGGTCGCGGCGGGCGCTGCGTGCTGGAATTTCCGTCCCAACCATGCGCCCGGACAATGTCTCGACATCAGCGCCGGCAGCACGGCCAACGGCGGCAACGTCCAGCAGTGGACGTGCAACGGTCTGGAGCCGCAGCAGTTTTCGCTGACGCCGTATCGATCGGCGTATCGACGGGAAACCCTCATCGAGGAATCAACACCGGCTGCCGGACACCCGTCCGCCAGCCGTTGGGCCACTTTCCGCACCACTGGCCACCGATGCGGACACCGCCGCCGATCGGATAGGATGGTGCGAACCTGCTCTCCGCCCGTGTCCCATGATCAGCAACGAGATCGATATCGACCACTGGCGACGCGCGCTCACGGAACGCTCGAGGATCCAGATCCCGGATTTTCTGCAGCCCTCCGCCGCCGATGCCTTCGCGCGCGAGTTGGCCGAACGCGTGCCATGGCAACTCGCCGAGCGCAGCGACGGCGAATCGCGGCTCTCGCCGCGCGGCGCCTATCCCGACGATGCCGAGTACGCGCGTCTGCTGCAGTGCGGCTATGCGCGCGCGACCGATACTTACCAGTTCGCCTACGACAGCTACATGCTGGTGAAAGCCGCGAAGGAAGGCTGGGACCCCGGTCTGCTCGTCCACGGCCTGCTGCAATTCCTCAACACGCCGCCGTTCATCGAATTCGCGCGTTATCTCGGCAGCGATGCATCCATCACCCACACCGCCGCGCAATGCACCCGTTATCGCCCCGGGCATTACCTGATGCCGCACGAGGATCTGGATGA
- a CDS encoding response regulator transcription factor, with translation MWKRITLYGVLLAAGTLALQWLDYQRLARAHSGDFYVFMIAAAFLALGVWLGARAFGTRAPPFDGNPQALAELGISAREREVLAEIVAGRSNKEIAARLKVSPNTVKTHVARLFEKLGANRRTEAIRRARELGIVP, from the coding sequence ATGTGGAAGCGGATCACCCTCTACGGCGTGCTTTTGGCAGCGGGCACGCTTGCCCTGCAATGGCTGGATTACCAGCGGCTGGCCCGCGCCCACTCGGGCGATTTCTACGTGTTCATGATCGCTGCGGCCTTCCTGGCGCTCGGTGTCTGGCTCGGCGCCCGTGCATTCGGTACCCGGGCGCCTCCCTTCGACGGCAATCCACAGGCGTTGGCCGAACTGGGGATCAGCGCGCGCGAACGCGAAGTGCTGGCCGAGATCGTGGCCGGCCGCTCCAACAAGGAGATCGCCGCGCGGCTCAAGGTCTCGCCGAACACGGTCAAGACCCACGTCGCCCGGCTGTTCGAGAAACTGGGCGCCAACCGCCGCACCGAGGCCATCCGCAGGGCCCGCGAGCTGGGAATCGTGCCCTGA
- a CDS encoding DUF4199 domain-containing protein, whose translation MFRKILLWGTVAGLIVGSILFGTTVAMAGHPPSMGIGMAIGYTSMLIALSAIFVGVKRHRDEALGGVIRFWPAFAMGLGISFVAGVFYVMAWEAALAVTGMDYGAEFAGHMIEQRKAAGASAAELAKYVAEMERFKTQYANPLFRMPMTFTEIFPVGVLVSLITAGLLRKSTFLPARR comes from the coding sequence ATGTTCCGCAAGATCCTGCTCTGGGGGACCGTCGCCGGCCTGATCGTCGGCAGCATCCTGTTCGGCACCACGGTCGCGATGGCCGGCCATCCGCCCTCGATGGGCATCGGCATGGCGATCGGGTACACGTCCATGCTCATCGCCCTGAGCGCGATCTTCGTGGGCGTGAAGCGCCACCGCGACGAAGCGCTGGGCGGCGTGATCCGCTTCTGGCCGGCGTTCGCCATGGGTCTGGGGATCAGCTTCGTCGCGGGGGTGTTCTATGTGATGGCCTGGGAGGCGGCGCTCGCGGTGACCGGCATGGACTACGGTGCCGAATTCGCCGGGCACATGATCGAGCAGCGGAAGGCGGCGGGCGCCAGCGCCGCCGAACTGGCGAAATACGTCGCCGAAATGGAACGCTTCAAGACCCAGTACGCCAACCCGCTGTTCCGCATGCCGATGACGTTCACCGAAATCTTCCCGGTCGGCGTATTGGTGTCGTTGATCACCGCCGGCCTGCTGCGCAAGAGCACGTTCCTGCCGGCAAGGCGGTAG
- a CDS encoding S8 family serine peptidase, whose translation MILMKRHAASRTAALAAGVLLAIGSAAAFAGEFRAVENPVQGRYIVVLKENAARLSTEVGIKARVPDVARGMATGHGAKLLRSYENALRGFVVDADDRALAKLLADPRVAYVEEDGYARINATQNGATWGLDRVDQRNLPLSTTYTYNTTAAGVHAYIIDTGMLATHNEYAGRVGNGFDAVGGGTNDCHGHGTHVAGTVGGSTYGVAKGVTLHPVRVLDCGGSGTWAGVIAGIDWVAANRVLPAVANMSLGGGANASVDAAVANLSNAGVTVAVAAGNNASDACGFSPARAPSAITVGSTTSTDAASSFTNWGTCLDIFAPGSSITSSWNTGNTATNTISGTSMASPHVAGAAALYLASNPSAAPATVRNALVGNATPNKVTGIPGSGSPNLLLYTLGSAPPPPPPPGCGILASGASLATGQSVTSCDGRFTLVIQGDGNLVLYQAGVGALWANYVFGTGHTLHMQGDGNLVVYNNIGQARWHTYTYGRNGAYLAVQNDGNVVVYSTTSQPLWWSGTCCR comes from the coding sequence ATGATCCTCATGAAAAGACACGCTGCATCCCGCACCGCCGCGCTTGCGGCTGGTGTTCTGCTCGCGATCGGTTCCGCCGCCGCGTTCGCAGGCGAGTTCCGCGCCGTCGAGAATCCCGTCCAGGGCCGCTATATCGTCGTCCTCAAAGAGAACGCCGCCCGTCTTTCCACCGAGGTCGGGATCAAGGCGCGCGTTCCCGATGTCGCGCGCGGCATGGCCACCGGCCATGGCGCGAAACTGTTGCGCAGTTACGAAAACGCCTTGCGCGGTTTCGTGGTCGACGCCGATGACCGCGCCTTGGCGAAACTGCTGGCTGATCCGCGCGTGGCGTACGTCGAGGAAGACGGCTACGCCCGCATCAATGCCACCCAGAACGGCGCGACCTGGGGCCTGGATCGCGTCGACCAGCGCAATCTGCCGCTCAGCACCACCTACACCTACAACACCACCGCTGCCGGCGTACACGCCTACATCATCGATACCGGCATGCTCGCCACCCACAACGAATACGCCGGCCGCGTCGGCAACGGCTTCGACGCCGTCGGCGGCGGCACCAACGACTGCCACGGTCACGGCACCCACGTCGCCGGCACCGTCGGCGGCAGCACCTACGGCGTCGCCAAGGGCGTGACCCTGCATCCGGTGCGCGTGCTCGACTGCGGCGGCTCCGGCACCTGGGCCGGCGTGATTGCCGGCATCGACTGGGTCGCGGCCAATCGCGTGTTGCCGGCGGTCGCCAACATGAGTCTGGGCGGCGGCGCCAACGCCTCGGTGGATGCTGCCGTCGCCAATCTGAGCAACGCCGGCGTCACGGTGGCCGTCGCAGCAGGCAACAACGCGTCCGATGCCTGCGGCTTCTCGCCCGCGCGCGCGCCGTCCGCGATCACCGTCGGTTCCACCACCAGCACCGACGCGGCATCGTCGTTCACCAACTGGGGCACCTGCCTCGATATCTTCGCGCCGGGCTCGTCGATCACCTCATCCTGGAATACCGGCAACACCGCGACCAACACCATCAGTGGCACCTCGATGGCCTCGCCGCATGTGGCTGGTGCCGCCGCGTTGTATCTGGCGAGCAATCCGAGTGCGGCGCCTGCAACGGTCCGCAATGCGCTCGTGGGTAATGCCACCCCGAACAAGGTCACCGGCATCCCGGGATCGGGGTCACCGAATCTGCTGCTGTACACGTTGGGCAGCGCGCCGCCACCGCCACCGCCGCCGGGTTGCGGCATCCTCGCCAGTGGAGCGTCGCTGGCCACCGGCCAGTCGGTGACGTCGTGCGATGGTCGCTTCACGCTGGTCATCCAGGGCGACGGCAATCTGGTGCTGTATCAGGCAGGCGTGGGCGCGCTGTGGGCCAACTACGTGTTCGGCACCGGCCACACCCTGCACATGCAGGGCGACGGCAATCTGGTGGTCTACAACAACATCGGCCAGGCGCGCTGGCACACGTACACCTACGGCCGCAACGGCGCGTACCTCGCCGTGCAGAACGATGGCAACGTCGTGGTCTACAGCACGACGTCGCAGCCGCTGTGGTGGTCCGGCACCTGCTGCCGCTGA